A portion of the Hydractinia symbiolongicarpus strain clone_291-10 chromosome 10, HSymV2.1, whole genome shotgun sequence genome contains these proteins:
- the LOC130612975 gene encoding tigger transposable element-derived protein 4-like: MATAQTTSRKKTVLTIKEKYLALKELEKEGTTKKSIAKKYGVPPNTLSYWVKNKSDIFTKYESGQYGVKRQKLSSGKYDNIDKAVYKWFVNARERTVPISGQIIREKALDFAKQFNEPDFKASEGWLDRWKYRQNIIYRIISGEEKSCTPGMTASWEETHLPTILSRYDLQDIFNADEFGLFYQMLPTNTYHAKGERCAGGKFSKVRLTGLAAGNALDEKLSMFVIGKSVTPRCFKGVRSLPCQYKAQKKAWMDSEIFTDYVKKLDVKFETAGRKIVFIIDNCPAHPEVTGLKAVELVFLPPNTTSKTQPMDQGVIRALKAYYRSNLVKRQIKFIDGGKEVPKINILKGMQILVKSWDAVSKDTVKNCFKKAGISKEAQITSLNDADDPFKSLSDSISELKKREVDGDIFNADDFVDIDFEVCTSKSIELTDEEIVEIVLNEDKDQNAPNLEDDDDDEIEAHDIPPKKPKQSELEEALELLERWSLFDENGLEIRKQLNMITRTCQKHYIVIYCI; this comes from the exons ATGGCAACCGCTCAgacaacgtcaaggaagaaaacTGTTCTGACgatcaaagaaaaatatcttgctttgaaagagcttgaaaaagaAGGAACAACTAAAAAGTCTATTGCTAAAAAGTATGGTGTCCCACCTAACACACTTTCATACTGGGTTAAGAATAAAAGTGACATTTTTACCAAGTATGAATCAGGCCAGTATGGAGTTAAAAGACAAAAGCTTTCTTCCGGAAAATACGATAACATTGATAAAGCAGTTTACAAGTGGTTCGTTAACGCTCGTGAAAGAACTGTGCCGATTAGTGGTCAAATCATTCGAGAAAAAGCATTGGATTTTGCAAAGCAATTCAACGAACCTGATTTTAAAGCTTCAGAAGGCTGGCTAGACAGATGGAAGTACAGACAAAACATCATTTACAGAATTATTTCTGGAGAGGAAAAGTCTTGTACACCAGGGATGACAGCAAGCTGGGAAGAAACACACCTGCCAACCATTTTGTCACGCTATGATTTACAAGACATTTTCAATGCTGATGAATTCGGCTTGTTCTACCAGATGCTTCCAACAAATACCTATCATGCCAAAGGTGAAAGATGTGCTGGTGGAAAGTTCAGCAAAGTTCGTTTAACAGGACTTGCAGCAGGAAATGCCCTAGATGAAAAGTTGTCCATGTTCGTTATCGGAAAATCGGTTACACCGCGCTGTTTCAAAGGAGTCAGAAGTCTTCCCTGTCAGTACAAAGCTCAAAAGAAGGCCTGGATGGATTCTGAAATCTTTACCGATTATGTGAAAAAACTCGATGTTAAATTTGAAACTGCGGGTCGAAAGATTGTCTTTATAATTGACAATTGCCCGGCTCATCCAGAAGTCACTGGTCTTAAAGCAGTAGAATTAGTTTTTCTACCACCAAATACAACGTCTAAGACCCAGCCCATGGATCAAGGTGTAATCCGAGCATTGAAGGCATATTACCGGTCAAATCTTGTGAAACGTCAAATAAAGTTCATTGACGGCGGTAAAGAGGTCcctaaaattaacattcttaaAGGGATGCAAATCTTGGTCAAATCATGGGACGCTGTTTCAAAAGACACCGTTAAAAACTGCTTTAAGAAGGCAGGCATCTCAAAAGAAGCACAGATCACGAGTCTCAATGATGCTGATGACCCATTTAAATCTCTTTCTGACAGCATAAGCGAgttgaaaaaaagagaagttgACGGCGACATCTTTAACGCAGATGATTTTGTGGATATTGATTTTGAGGTATGCACGAGTAAATCAATTGAATTGACTGATGAGGAAATCGTGGAAATCGTACTTAATGAGGACAAAGATCAAAACGCGCCGAATCTCgaagatgacgatgatgatgaaattgaggCACATGACATCCCCCCGAAGAAGCCAAAGCAGTCAGAGTTAGAAGAGGCCTTAGAATTGTTGGAAAGATGGTCTTTGTTTGACGAGAATGGTCTTGAAATCAGAAAGCAGTTAAACATGATAACACGTACATGTCAAAAACACTACATCGTta tctactgtatataA
- the LOC130662604 gene encoding tubulin delta chain-like, translating to MSIITIQIGQCGNQIGTGMFSLLSQDALQPPQFTSHDSTENIVYKQDTMEKYFTEKKNGSIEAKAVLVDMEPKVIQKCKQTANQTGLWKYPSGAEYIQKRGSGNNWALGYYENGPDASREVTELCRKEIEKCDHFTGFLVLMSLAGGTGSGLGTHVSHTLRDEYEDAIVANHVVWPYSSGEVIVQNYNSVLTLSHLQHASDIVIGEQNDHVHNICVKLLGIKNISFQHTNQVLAHKLASILQPAYTHDYQKVNPLYDLVQSVATHPAYKLVSVKNIPHISEQSMAYSTYVWPALLKHLRQMLIADAALEEGVNWEVKVPLPSASGCPSDMRVEQDVSVYREKFNKSIANLLIVRGKDLHHVETDAFKTHQLYASVIPPPFCYHEWRQTRPFNRYEKSAALVSNSQTFIRPMNDCIRKAWSMFNARAYIHQYEKYGLTENDFIDSFGVVEQVVADYTSI from the exons ATGTCAATAATTACAATTCAAATTGGACAATGCGGAAATCAAATTGGTACTGGTATGTTTTCATTGCTATCCCAAGATGCATTGCAACCTCCTCAATTTACATCCCATGATTCCACAGAAAATATTGTATACAAACAAGACACGATGGAGAAATACTTCACGGAGAAGAAAAATGGTAGCATAGAAGCGAAAGCTGTGTTGGTTGACATGGAACCCAAAGTTATTCAGAAGTGTAAACAAACTGCTAACCAAACAG GATTATGGAAATACCCCTCAGGAGCAGAGTATATTCAGAAAAGAGGATCAGGAAATAACTGGGCTCTCGGTTACTATGAAAACGGACCAGATGCATCACGTGAGGTGACAGAGCTTTGTCGAAAGGAAATTGAGAAATGTGATCATTTCACAGGATTTCTGGTGCTAATGAGTTTAGCCGGTGGAACAGGATCAGGTCTGGGCACTCACGTGTCTCATACCTTGCGTGACGAATACGAGGACGCTATTGTAGCAAATCACGTGGTATGGCCGTATTCATCAGGCGAAGTCATTGTTCAAAACTACAATTCCGTACTAACACTTTCTCATTTGCAACATGCTTCTGATATTGTTATCGGTGAACAAAACGATCATGTACATAATATTTGTGTGAAGTTACTTGGTATTAAAAACATATCGTTTCAACACACTAACCAAGTACTAGCGCACAAGTTGGCTAGCATACTTCAACCTGCGTATACGCACGACTATCAGAAAGTCAACCCTCTGTACGATTTAGTGCAAAGCGTGGCCACACATCCTGCGTATAAACTGGTTTCCGTAAAAAACATACCTCATATTAGTGAACAGTCCATGGCTTATAGTACGTATGTGTGGCCAGCTTTGTTGAAACATTTGAGACAAATGTTGATCGCTGACGCAGCACTGGAAGaag gTGTGAACTGGGAAGTAAAAGTCCCCCTCCCTTCGGCTTCTGGTTGTCCATCTGATATGAGAGTTGAACAAGATGTATCGGTGTATAGAGAAAAGTTTAACAAATCCATAGCTAACTTATTGATCGTAAGAGGAAAAGATTTGCATCATGTTGAGACTGATGCCTTTAAAACTCACCAACT atatGCAAGCGTCATTCCTCCGCCATTTTGTTATCACGAATGGCGACAGACTCGCCCATTCAATCGTTACGAGAAATCTGCAGCGTTGGTCTCGAACAGTCAAACTTTTATTCGTCCAATGAATGACTGCATTAGAAAGGCGTGGAGTATGTTTAACGCACGTGCGTATATTCATCAGTATGAAAAGTATGGACTGACAGAAAATGATTTTATCGACAGCTTTGGTGTGGTAGAGCAAGTAGTGGCTGATTATACTTCTATTTAA